A genomic region of Alicyclobacillus sp. SO9 contains the following coding sequences:
- a CDS encoding DegT/DnrJ/EryC1/StrS aminotransferase family protein — translation MMGKIPVIDLSYQWQSVKTESLSVLEEVLNQGQYILGNHVAALEQEVAEYTGNRYGVGVGNGTDALTLALHGLGVGAGDEVITTPFTFFATAEAIAAVGAIPVFADIDPKTFVITAETVKEKISSKTKAILPVHIFGLMADMKSLQELARADGLKLVEDACQAIGAKQDSRGIGVYSDAAAVSFFPTKNLGSYGDGGMVLMEDEELAARIKRLRVHGSTQKYRHAELGWNSRLDEIQAALLRIKLRKLDEWTKQRQTLAARYQEALNQVPIQLPSSPRDTEHVYHLYTILAQDRDGLKQHLSNQQIGSSVYYPLPLHLQPALAGLGYQKGALPAAEDVSEHCLSLPLYPGMEEQQQDEVIKAVKAYFAGA, via the coding sequence ATGATGGGAAAAATCCCAGTTATTGATTTGTCGTATCAATGGCAGTCTGTAAAAACCGAGTCTCTGAGCGTGCTCGAAGAAGTACTGAATCAGGGACAGTACATTTTAGGAAATCATGTTGCCGCTCTTGAACAGGAGGTAGCTGAATACACTGGAAATCGATACGGCGTAGGCGTGGGTAATGGAACAGACGCGCTCACTTTGGCACTGCACGGACTTGGTGTGGGGGCAGGTGATGAGGTCATTACAACACCGTTTACGTTTTTTGCGACTGCAGAAGCGATTGCAGCTGTAGGGGCAATACCGGTGTTTGCGGATATAGACCCGAAAACGTTTGTGATTACGGCTGAGACAGTGAAAGAGAAAATCTCATCGAAAACAAAAGCGATTCTGCCAGTGCACATTTTTGGACTGATGGCAGATATGAAAAGCCTTCAGGAGTTGGCTCGGGCAGACGGTTTGAAACTTGTTGAAGACGCCTGTCAGGCGATTGGAGCCAAGCAGGATTCGCGTGGCATTGGCGTGTACAGCGACGCTGCTGCGGTCTCTTTCTTTCCCACAAAGAACCTCGGTTCCTATGGGGACGGGGGAATGGTTCTCATGGAAGATGAAGAATTAGCGGCTCGCATCAAGCGATTACGCGTTCACGGGAGCACTCAAAAATACAGGCATGCGGAGCTGGGCTGGAACAGCCGTTTAGATGAAATTCAAGCTGCTTTACTTCGGATTAAACTGAGAAAACTGGACGAATGGACAAAACAAAGACAGACCCTGGCTGCTCGTTATCAGGAGGCTCTCAATCAAGTCCCAATCCAACTGCCTTCCTCTCCAAGAGATACGGAGCATGTCTACCATCTCTATACCATCCTTGCACAGGATCGCGATGGACTGAAGCAGCATTTATCCAACCAGCAAATTGGCAGTTCCGTTTATTACCCTTTGCCTCTGCATTTACAACCGGCTTTGGCGGGATTGGGGTATCAGAAAGGGGCTTTGCCTGCAGCGGAAGATGTATCAGAACACTGCTTGAGTTTGCCCTTGTACCCTGGTATGGAGGAGCAGCAGCAGGATGAAGTTATCAAAGCTGTAAAAGCGTATTTTGCAGGTGCTTAG
- a CDS encoding glycosyltransferase has protein sequence MLHTPIEIAGQMGILCQGLRSVGWRANGYNWFQTYLNYESPIVETDAYELQHVFDQVVHAADIIHFHNGDTMLADYKDLQIAKALNKKMVMHHWGNDVRDVERLNQRLKYPLPLGYHSTQQIQDKLQKLSAYIDTAIIQDNELYEFIKPYYKNVYILPLALNTSDLAPAYPDMTKQKPLLVHAPTNDEFKGTKYVEAAIAALQTRHQFDYQRIEKMDHKTAMSWYSKADVVIDQLLCGTYGLLSVEAMAMGKPVVTYIREELKPTYPGQLPIVSASPDTLESTLEDLILHPKKRRILGQQGRHYVEKYHDVRVVTKQLIAIYKQVYADG, from the coding sequence GTGTTGCACACACCCATCGAAATAGCCGGTCAAATGGGTATTTTATGTCAAGGACTCCGCTCTGTTGGCTGGCGCGCAAACGGGTACAACTGGTTTCAGACCTACCTCAACTATGAAAGTCCCATTGTTGAGACAGATGCTTACGAATTGCAGCACGTATTTGACCAAGTGGTTCATGCCGCTGATATCATTCATTTTCACAACGGAGATACAATGTTGGCAGATTACAAAGATTTACAGATAGCAAAAGCGCTGAACAAAAAAATGGTCATGCATCATTGGGGAAACGATGTACGCGACGTTGAAAGACTTAATCAAAGGCTCAAATATCCTTTACCGTTGGGTTATCACAGCACTCAACAGATTCAAGACAAGTTGCAAAAGCTGTCTGCGTATATTGATACGGCAATCATTCAAGACAATGAACTGTATGAGTTCATCAAACCCTATTACAAAAATGTATACATTCTTCCCTTAGCATTGAACACTTCTGACCTTGCGCCAGCCTATCCGGATATGACTAAGCAAAAACCGTTGCTTGTACACGCACCTACTAATGATGAATTCAAGGGAACAAAGTATGTTGAGGCTGCCATCGCTGCATTGCAGACAAGACACCAGTTCGATTACCAGCGGATTGAAAAGATGGACCACAAAACCGCGATGAGCTGGTATTCAAAAGCTGATGTTGTGATAGACCAGCTGCTTTGCGGCACCTATGGACTGTTGAGCGTGGAAGCCATGGCGATGGGAAAGCCAGTTGTCACGTATATACGAGAAGAACTGAAGCCAACGTATCCTGGACAACTGCCAATTGTTTCAGCCTCGCCGGATACATTGGAAAGCACCTTGGAGGACTTAATACTACATCCGAAGAAGCGAAGGATTTTAGGTCAACAGGGCAGGCATTATGTTGAGAAGTATCACGATGTGCGGGTTGTTACGAAACAGTTGATAGCAATCTACAAACAGGTCTACGCAGATGGATAA
- a CDS encoding DUF4855 domain-containing protein yields the protein MDKVASQVQSFESLRIVRLPILTSVSDFKSHQWTAQDLRAYLSANRSNPNSLPLYNGVLFDADLTNQGAMISPWSMGFGHLAKIDDWLAVAKELFQPKINVTALRECSQWYGAKPVDVWIGLPYPFEQKSVFGIVGAQELRFLNNADARADALLWWIDRVLTTMLTDHRDVNDKVFETTVRMRGFVWTRGTFWGTDQETFRKVAQGLHRRKLALVRIQNENADDTDTHEPGGASPDITVIRPSYRQHRTSGLYAFFSPDNKVALVESVAPKRGAGEP from the coding sequence ATGGACAAAGTCGCAAGTCAAGTTCAATCGTTCGAGTCGCTTCGCATAGTGCGGCTTCCAATCCTTACGTCGGTCTCTGATTTTAAGTCGCATCAATGGACGGCACAGGACCTACGGGCTTACCTTAGCGCGAACCGGTCTAATCCGAATTCATTACCGCTGTACAACGGTGTGTTATTTGATGCGGACCTGACAAATCAGGGAGCCATGATATCACCATGGTCTATGGGATTTGGACACCTTGCCAAAATAGACGATTGGCTGGCGGTGGCGAAAGAGCTGTTTCAACCGAAAATAAACGTCACTGCGCTGAGAGAATGTTCACAATGGTACGGAGCGAAACCTGTGGATGTCTGGATTGGATTACCGTATCCCTTCGAACAAAAGTCTGTTTTTGGGATTGTCGGGGCACAGGAGCTTCGGTTTTTAAACAATGCAGATGCACGCGCTGATGCACTGTTGTGGTGGATTGATAGGGTACTCACAACGATGCTCACGGACCATCGGGATGTAAATGACAAAGTGTTTGAAACGACTGTGAGGATGCGGGGGTTCGTATGGACGCGGGGGACCTTCTGGGGAACGGACCAGGAGACTTTTAGGAAGGTTGCGCAAGGACTTCACAGACGTAAACTGGCACTGGTGCGAATCCAAAATGAGAATGCAGATGATACGGACACCCATGAACCTGGCGGTGCTTCACCTGACATCACGGTGATTCGCCCTTCCTATCGCCAACATCGAACTTCAGGATTGTATGCTTTTTTCAGTCCAGATAACAAAGTCGCCCTGGTTGAATCAGTAGCTCCCAAGAGAGGGGCGGGAGAGCCGTGA
- a CDS encoding glycosyltransferase family 4 protein, translated as MRVFQGPTEIAGQMGIISKVLNKLGVHAAAYNTFHSYLGYRDGLYNVDRFELQWMMKNIISYFDLFHFHYADTLCENYCDLAEIHRVGKSVLMHHWGNDVRIHELAAQNNPYVYTGDSPPSDVVHKHLSELSQYITDAVVQDYEVYPYVAPYYKRVHVVPIALDVGAVTPRFPSLTASKPLVVHAPTNPLFKGTVHVEQAIERLYKEGVQFRYKRIEKMANKDAVRLYQEADIVVDQVLCGSYGLLAVESMSLGKPVIGYIREDLKEAFPEVPPIVSANPDSLFEVLRTVIQNPELRLVHGKKGREYALRYHSAETVVKQLLRIYQRLDEKFDEKLDEER; from the coding sequence GTGAGAGTATTTCAAGGACCCACTGAAATCGCAGGACAAATGGGTATTATCAGCAAGGTGTTAAACAAACTGGGCGTGCATGCTGCAGCGTACAATACGTTTCACTCGTATTTGGGGTACAGAGACGGACTCTATAATGTGGACCGGTTTGAACTGCAGTGGATGATGAAAAACATCATTTCCTATTTCGACTTGTTTCATTTTCACTACGCGGATACGCTCTGTGAGAATTACTGTGACCTTGCGGAAATACACCGTGTGGGCAAGTCGGTACTCATGCATCATTGGGGAAATGATGTACGGATCCATGAACTTGCAGCACAAAACAATCCGTATGTGTATACCGGTGATTCACCCCCTTCAGATGTAGTTCACAAACACTTGTCCGAGTTGTCGCAATACATCACAGACGCAGTGGTTCAGGATTACGAAGTCTATCCGTATGTTGCACCGTACTATAAACGGGTTCACGTTGTTCCCATAGCATTGGATGTCGGCGCGGTTACGCCTCGCTTTCCATCACTGACAGCGTCTAAGCCTCTTGTTGTTCATGCACCCACAAATCCATTATTCAAAGGGACAGTACATGTAGAACAGGCAATAGAGCGGTTGTACAAAGAGGGTGTACAGTTTCGCTACAAGCGAATTGAGAAGATGGCAAACAAAGATGCTGTTCGCTTATACCAAGAGGCTGATATTGTTGTCGATCAAGTCCTGTGCGGTTCCTACGGACTCCTGGCCGTCGAATCGATGAGCCTGGGAAAACCGGTGATTGGCTATATTCGTGAGGATTTAAAAGAGGCATTTCCAGAAGTGCCTCCCATTGTATCAGCGAATCCGGACTCGCTGTTTGAAGTACTTCGAACAGTGATACAAAACCCCGAACTACGGCTGGTACATGGAAAAAAGGGACGAGAATATGCACTGAGGTATCACAGTGCAGAAACAGTTGTAAAACAATTACTTCGGATTTATCAGAGACTTGATGAGAAATTTGATGAGAAGCTTGATGAGGAACGGTAA
- a CDS encoding DUF4855 domain-containing protein, which produces MGEQSEKGYAGRNVYGNYSPVVQLYCGNDLVDSGYQRWNQNSLEDYLLYRINDMPADVMFKSFLFSPRRMKSRRFLTPALTGFEQPANASDWTEWLNELFHRGGNLMALRDAVSSCALPVAPVDVWVTVPYPEIKQTRFGKADGQKLNFSSSEDRIVAVNWWIKEFANRWNQSGLEGLLRWRGISWGREVINDADIEVIPSVSSFVHGLGKQLLWMSNYGTAHAEKWQSLGFEIAVLYPNYYGNTAFGWEWIDYAAQFARSHGCGLQWRYGKGLLYDRHHLYDYFNRGLPEYNDYMDKSFIVASFDNVPISEIYQNQLELYIGIYSFNKGIYQKWNYEGIDY; this is translated from the coding sequence ATGGGCGAGCAGTCCGAGAAAGGCTACGCAGGACGTAATGTTTACGGTAATTACAGTCCTGTTGTCCAGTTGTATTGCGGAAATGATTTGGTTGACAGCGGTTATCAAAGATGGAACCAAAACAGCTTGGAAGATTATTTGCTCTACCGCATTAATGACATGCCGGCAGATGTGATGTTTAAGTCCTTCTTGTTTTCTCCGCGGAGAATGAAAAGCAGACGTTTTCTCACACCAGCGCTCACGGGCTTTGAACAGCCAGCGAATGCAAGTGATTGGACCGAATGGCTCAATGAACTGTTTCATCGCGGAGGCAACTTAATGGCTCTGAGAGACGCAGTATCTAGTTGTGCACTTCCGGTTGCTCCGGTGGATGTATGGGTAACGGTGCCGTATCCAGAAATCAAACAGACTAGATTTGGGAAAGCAGATGGACAGAAACTGAATTTTTCCTCTTCAGAAGACCGGATTGTTGCTGTGAATTGGTGGATTAAGGAGTTCGCGAACCGGTGGAACCAGTCAGGATTGGAGGGTCTGCTTCGCTGGCGGGGGATAAGTTGGGGGCGTGAGGTGATAAACGATGCAGACATAGAGGTCATTCCGTCTGTCAGTTCCTTTGTACACGGGCTGGGAAAACAACTCCTATGGATGAGCAATTACGGTACAGCTCATGCAGAAAAGTGGCAAAGCCTTGGGTTTGAAATTGCAGTGTTATATCCCAATTATTACGGGAACACCGCATTTGGATGGGAATGGATTGATTATGCAGCACAGTTCGCGCGGTCTCATGGTTGCGGCTTGCAGTGGCGGTATGGGAAGGGTTTATTGTACGACCGCCATCACCTCTATGATTACTTCAATCGAGGTCTGCCGGAATACAACGACTATATGGACAAAAGCTTTATAGTGGCCTCGTTTGACAATGTGCCAATCAGCGAAATTTATCAAAATCAGTTGGAGTTGTACATTGGCATTTACAGCTTTAATAAGGGAATCTATCAAAAGTGGAACTATGAAGGGATAGACTATTGA
- the wecB gene encoding non-hydrolyzing UDP-N-acetylglucosamine 2-epimerase, with translation MPVRVMTILGTRPEIIRLSLVIKKLDALSEHILVHTGQNYNYYLNDIFFEQMEIRKPDLMITGKTHSFGQQLGSLMPRLEELIKEQQPERVLVLGDTNTALAATVIASRLGVPIFHMEAGNRCFDRSVPEELNRKMIDSIADLNLPYTSGSRENLLREGIDTNRISVSGNPIYEVLLHYADQIQRSDIHKRLQIENRNYMLMTAHRAENVDNPERLRNIFKAATMIAESTDMPVICSIHPRTKARLQEYGVRFNSNRIQTHTPFGFYDFIALEKHASLVLTDSGTVQEECCLFHVPAVTMRRTTERPETIACGSNTLGSVETESIVLAANLANSKSVNWKCPEGYEDTDVSSRVVNIVLGGQMYV, from the coding sequence ATGCCTGTGCGGGTAATGACAATCTTGGGTACACGTCCGGAAATTATTCGTCTATCACTTGTTATTAAAAAACTGGATGCGCTATCTGAACATATTTTGGTGCACACAGGTCAGAACTACAACTACTACTTGAACGACATTTTCTTTGAGCAAATGGAGATTCGCAAACCAGACCTTATGATAACAGGAAAGACGCATTCATTTGGTCAACAGCTTGGCTCTTTGATGCCTCGCCTGGAAGAACTCATCAAGGAACAGCAACCAGAACGGGTTCTGGTTTTGGGCGATACAAATACTGCTTTGGCTGCCACAGTCATTGCGTCTCGTTTGGGTGTTCCTATCTTTCATATGGAAGCAGGAAACCGTTGCTTTGACAGAAGTGTTCCAGAGGAATTAAACCGGAAGATGATTGACAGTATTGCTGATTTGAATCTTCCGTATACAAGTGGGAGCAGGGAAAATCTGCTTCGTGAAGGCATTGACACCAACCGAATCAGTGTCTCTGGAAATCCAATTTACGAAGTTCTCTTGCATTATGCAGACCAGATACAGAGAAGTGACATTCATAAGCGACTGCAGATAGAAAACCGGAATTATATGTTGATGACGGCACACAGAGCCGAGAACGTAGATAACCCCGAACGTCTCCGTAACATATTCAAAGCGGCCACGATGATTGCCGAGAGTACAGATATGCCTGTCATTTGCAGTATTCACCCGCGCACAAAAGCACGCTTGCAGGAATACGGTGTCAGGTTCAATTCCAACCGTATCCAGACACATACGCCATTTGGTTTCTATGATTTTATTGCTTTGGAAAAGCATGCTTCGCTTGTTCTCACAGACAGTGGAACAGTACAGGAGGAATGCTGTCTCTTTCACGTGCCTGCCGTCACAATGCGAAGAACCACAGAAAGACCTGAAACCATTGCATGTGGCAGCAACACCCTCGGAAGCGTAGAGACAGAGTCTATCGTCCTGGCTGCAAATCTTGCAAACAGTAAGTCAGTCAACTGGAAGTGTCCGGAGGGGTATGAAGACACGGATGTTTCCTCACGTGTTGTGAACATTGTGTTGGGAGGACAGATGTATGTTTGA
- a CDS encoding polysaccharide biosynthesis protein, whose translation MFENATCLITGGTGSWGHELTRKLLSFHPKEIRILSRNEFAQVQMQRRFQANPILHFVVGDVRDREAVEAACKNVDYVFHLAALKHVPICEYQPEEALKTNLQGTQNVIRASVAAGVRKVIDVSTDKAVDPVNFYGMTKALGEKLMIHANDESTRTRFVCIRGGNVLGTNGSVVPFFKNQILANRRVSLTHRDMTRFFLTVGDAIELLTKAANLAVGGETFVMKMKKCSILDLAQVMGESLSDKGIEIQETGIRPGEKLHEVLVSRNEASRTYKFGEEYFVILPSHPSEMLQRAYQSLEPVEFTQYDSSTNLMAKPSIRSMLTEGGFLP comes from the coding sequence ATGTTTGAAAACGCGACTTGTCTGATTACGGGTGGAACGGGTTCCTGGGGACACGAACTTACACGCAAACTCCTTTCTTTTCATCCTAAGGAAATTCGTATTCTTTCCAGAAATGAATTTGCGCAAGTTCAGATGCAACGGAGATTTCAAGCCAATCCAATTCTGCATTTTGTGGTTGGAGATGTGAGGGACAGGGAAGCTGTGGAAGCGGCTTGTAAGAATGTTGATTACGTGTTTCATCTGGCTGCGCTAAAACACGTTCCCATTTGTGAATACCAACCGGAAGAAGCACTCAAAACCAACCTGCAGGGCACACAAAATGTGATTAGGGCCAGTGTGGCAGCGGGCGTGAGAAAAGTCATTGACGTTTCCACTGACAAGGCGGTCGATCCCGTCAATTTCTATGGCATGACCAAAGCCTTAGGCGAAAAGTTAATGATTCATGCCAACGACGAGTCAACAAGAACGCGGTTTGTCTGCATCCGCGGGGGCAATGTGTTGGGGACGAACGGAAGTGTTGTTCCTTTTTTCAAGAATCAAATTCTAGCAAATCGAAGGGTATCGCTAACACATCGAGACATGACTCGTTTTTTCCTGACTGTAGGAGACGCCATCGAATTGCTTACGAAAGCAGCAAACCTCGCGGTTGGCGGCGAGACGTTCGTCATGAAAATGAAGAAGTGCAGCATTTTAGACTTGGCACAAGTCATGGGTGAAAGCTTGTCAGACAAAGGTATTGAAATTCAGGAAACTGGGATTCGCCCCGGTGAAAAGCTTCATGAAGTCCTGGTTTCCCGCAATGAAGCATCTCGAACCTATAAATTTGGTGAAGAATACTTTGTCATTCTACCTTCTCATCCGTCAGAAATGTTACAACGTGCATACCAGTCACTCGAACCCGTCGAATTTACACAATATGATTCGAGTACCAATCTAATGGCAAAACCGTCGATTCGCTCCATGCTGACAGAAGGGGGCTTTCTTCCGTGA
- a CDS encoding SDR family oxidoreductase, which yields MKILVLGGDGMAGHMIVDYFRSLKQHEVWFTVRRSITETNPLILHLNAKDKTRLKSVLRQVQPDVVINAIGLLNQDAEDHTVDAIIVNALFPHWLVEYSHEFQYRILHISTDCVFSGHKGSYVESDRKDGTGVYANTKSLGEIDEKSHLTIRTSIIGPEIKADGIGLFEWFMRQSGTISGYSNVFWNGITTLQLAKVLNGLVDRDSDGIIHVFSPYRISKFDLLLLFQEIFEKDDVTMKRDGRVVSDKTLHRLRTDIEPDIPSYKDMLLELKSWMREHPDKYPRHKLPS from the coding sequence GTGAAGATCCTCGTTCTCGGCGGCGATGGCATGGCGGGGCATATGATTGTGGACTATTTTCGCAGTCTAAAGCAGCATGAAGTCTGGTTTACAGTTCGGAGAAGCATTACTGAGACCAATCCCTTGATACTTCACTTAAATGCCAAAGATAAGACGCGGTTGAAAAGTGTTTTACGACAGGTGCAGCCTGATGTCGTGATAAATGCCATCGGGCTATTAAATCAGGATGCAGAAGATCACACAGTGGACGCAATTATTGTGAATGCCTTGTTTCCCCATTGGCTTGTGGAGTATAGTCATGAGTTTCAATATCGGATTTTGCACATTAGTACAGACTGTGTGTTTTCCGGCCATAAGGGAAGTTACGTAGAATCTGACAGAAAAGACGGCACAGGTGTTTATGCGAATACCAAGAGCCTGGGTGAAATAGACGAGAAGAGTCACCTAACCATTCGTACTTCCATCATCGGGCCGGAAATTAAAGCCGACGGTATTGGCTTATTTGAGTGGTTTATGCGTCAAAGTGGCACCATTTCGGGATATTCAAATGTGTTTTGGAATGGCATTACGACCTTGCAGTTGGCAAAGGTATTGAATGGTTTAGTTGACCGCGATTCAGACGGCATTATCCATGTTTTTTCACCTTATAGGATTTCCAAGTTTGACTTACTTCTGCTGTTCCAGGAAATTTTCGAGAAAGATGACGTTACTATGAAGAGGGATGGCAGGGTTGTGTCAGACAAGACACTACATCGATTGAGGACAGACATTGAACCGGACATTCCGTCGTATAAAGACATGCTTCTGGAACTGAAGAGTTGGATGAGGGAACATCCAGACAAGTATCCACGCCATAAGCTGCCGTCATAA
- a CDS encoding glycosyltransferase encodes MSDSFDLLHLMEQLNLNDSKDAYKNIYTLISNHKHQQAQPLIQAELKTSTFRPELLLTAGYVCEQLNNDQEAYEFYQDALLFLDSQQKEQLIENSPVLRQTDICPRRKIAFFVRPGLDNFLSPVIEHLSNTLPNTIRTKKFVIRDITVINSAMKWADICWFEWCDNLIAYASKQPMSMQKKIICRLHSYEAFTSYIFNVNWSSVDKVVFVGSHIRDYVLDKQPQLHTAKTVIIPNGIDLSKHSFADRKPGFNIAYVGYINHKKGPMLLLHGFKMLHDKDSRYQLHIAGAYQDIRYRLYFEQMIKEWDLEDSVHFDGWQNDIDHYLEDKNYIISASPLESQHLSIMEAMAKGIKPLVHHFYGAESVYDKSYIWSGIEDLIEMVTSKDYASEGYRTFIKEHYEFTNQMKKIGTEIEALLPVDTSEPSQNNPASPLTNGPLVTIGIINYNYSRFLDEVIPSALEQSYRNLEVLVVDDCSTDDSVQKIHGYMSKHPQVRGIFHAENCGTEAVAIREILSQAQGDYLIIVNADDFLPDHQVVERYMKVFSEDKHLDYIYGDLLLVGDASQITGHWTYRQYTDNEVVKYIFQRKGSGIIPMAGMFKLDFYRKHQYEWIIEEGNTNAGDTLNCLVNVNRGWRYKYVNVPILCHRRHQNNLTYNMTKRIKSVTSVMDYIVNNFDEKIYLPQVNWQALNKEQQRAAKHYFAGVSYWQMKIDYAKTPFVAALDSQAKTDCLEPLLSKAQYHFNLSLHHADDYQTQISQLLDQNVTT; translated from the coding sequence ATGTCCGATTCGTTTGACCTTCTACATTTAATGGAACAATTAAATTTGAATGACAGTAAAGATGCCTATAAAAATATCTACACTCTCATTTCCAACCACAAACACCAACAAGCACAGCCGCTCATTCAAGCTGAACTGAAAACATCAACTTTCAGACCCGAATTGCTGCTGACTGCCGGCTATGTTTGCGAACAATTAAACAATGACCAAGAAGCCTATGAATTTTATCAAGATGCACTTTTATTCCTGGACAGTCAGCAAAAAGAACAACTCATTGAGAATAGCCCTGTACTTCGACAAACAGACATTTGCCCAAGAAGAAAAATTGCCTTTTTCGTAAGGCCGGGACTGGATAATTTCCTATCTCCTGTCATAGAGCATCTGTCAAATACTCTTCCAAACACAATTCGCACCAAAAAGTTCGTCATCCGTGACATAACGGTCATAAATTCTGCCATGAAGTGGGCCGACATCTGCTGGTTCGAATGGTGCGATAATTTAATTGCGTATGCCAGCAAGCAGCCAATGTCGATGCAAAAGAAAATTATTTGCAGGCTGCACAGTTACGAGGCATTTACTTCCTATATCTTCAACGTAAACTGGAGCAGCGTGGATAAGGTCGTATTTGTTGGTTCTCACATCAGAGATTATGTCCTTGACAAACAACCTCAGCTTCACACAGCCAAGACAGTTATCATTCCCAACGGCATAGACCTGAGTAAGCATTCCTTTGCAGATAGAAAGCCTGGATTCAACATTGCTTATGTTGGCTATATCAATCACAAGAAAGGACCCATGCTGCTGCTGCACGGATTTAAGATGCTGCACGACAAAGACTCACGGTATCAACTGCACATTGCAGGCGCGTACCAGGATATTCGCTACAGACTCTATTTCGAACAAATGATAAAAGAATGGGACCTTGAGGACAGCGTTCATTTCGATGGCTGGCAAAATGACATCGACCATTACCTGGAAGATAAAAACTACATCATTTCTGCCAGTCCGCTGGAGAGCCAACATTTGTCCATTATGGAGGCTATGGCGAAGGGAATTAAACCCTTGGTACATCATTTCTACGGCGCCGAATCGGTCTACGACAAGTCGTACATTTGGTCTGGGATTGAGGATTTAATTGAGATGGTGACGAGTAAGGACTATGCCTCAGAAGGTTATCGGACATTTATTAAAGAACACTACGAATTTACAAACCAGATGAAAAAGATTGGGACGGAAATTGAAGCGTTGCTCCCTGTTGATACCTCAGAACCCAGCCAAAACAACCCAGCATCTCCGCTCACCAACGGTCCCCTTGTCACAATCGGGATTATCAACTACAACTACAGCCGATTTTTGGATGAAGTAATCCCGTCGGCGCTAGAACAATCCTACCGGAATCTCGAAGTCCTTGTGGTTGACGATTGTTCTACCGATGATTCTGTACAGAAAATTCATGGTTATATGTCTAAACACCCGCAAGTCAGAGGTATCTTCCACGCAGAAAATTGTGGAACCGAGGCTGTTGCCATCAGAGAAATTCTTAGTCAGGCACAGGGGGATTATCTGATTATTGTCAACGCTGACGATTTCTTGCCCGACCATCAAGTTGTTGAGCGATACATGAAAGTTTTTTCAGAAGACAAACACCTTGACTATATTTACGGAGATTTACTTCTGGTCGGCGATGCGTCCCAAATTACAGGGCATTGGACATACCGTCAATACACTGATAATGAGGTTGTCAAATACATTTTCCAACGGAAAGGATCCGGAATTATTCCAATGGCTGGGATGTTTAAGCTTGATTTTTATCGAAAACACCAATATGAGTGGATTATAGAAGAGGGAAACACCAACGCCGGAGATACGCTGAACTGCCTCGTCAATGTGAATCGCGGCTGGCGCTATAAATACGTAAACGTACCGATTTTGTGTCATCGGCGTCACCAGAATAATTTGACCTATAACATGACCAAAAGAATCAAGTCTGTAACCTCTGTCATGGACTACATTGTAAATAATTTTGACGAAAAAATTTACCTTCCACAAGTAAACTGGCAGGCATTAAACAAGGAACAGCAAAGGGCTGCCAAACACTATTTTGCCGGCGTTTCATATTGGCAAATGAAGATTGATTATGCAAAAACGCCTTTTGTAGCTGCGCTCGACAGTCAAGCAAAAACCGATTGTCTCGAGCCTCTGCTGTCAAAAGCACAGTATCACTTTAACTTGAGCTTACATCACGCAGATGATTACCAAACCCAAATCAGCCAGTTACTGGACCAAAATGTGACCACATAG